A window of the Diorhabda carinulata isolate Delta chromosome 1, icDioCari1.1, whole genome shotgun sequence genome harbors these coding sequences:
- the LOC130898016 gene encoding uncharacterized protein LOC130898016: MASEAERLIGISLTKIAQSRSHRGGVSLHKNLLVATVLQKARYIFMEEAYNMVHYRPPAPVQSRSNLPHEELVGLTAEEACLEANSSSDTIQESSASELIQQPTCVKCSENQDKENHPPYNSELTYLDLDKSSNVLRERSNSPSLKRRRAVAEWETEEAVQSILPKKSKQDDDSDDSVFLDDATLLSDAVSKEIDADRQQQQQENNDGGSSMEIDRITSLVSIFSFSMGDGKLNRSMSTPDLCSTQAKDNPDTLQQRQFIAMTV, from the coding sequence ATGGCAAGTGAGGCTGAAAGGTTAATCGGTATCTCTCTGACGAAAATTGCGCAGAGCAGATCTCATCGTGGTGGTGTAAGTTTGCATAAAAATTTACTTGTTGCTACTGTGTTACAAAAAGCGCGGTACATTTTTATGGAGGAGGCATACAATATGGTTCATTATCGGCCACCTGCGCCTGTCCAATCTCGTTCTAATCTTCCACACGAGGAACTCGTTGGACTCACCGCCGAAGAGGCTTGTTTGGAAGCTAATTCTTCATCTGATACTATTCAAGAATCGTCTGCCAGCGAGCTCATTCAACAACCAACCTGTGTTAAGTGTTCCGAGAATCAAGATAAAGAAAATCACCCTCCTTACAACTCAGAACTTACCTATTTGGATTTAGATAAGAGTTCGAATGTGTTAAGAGAGAGAAGTAACTCTCCTTCTTTAAAAAGACGACGTGCTGTTGCTGAATGGGAAACGGAGGAAGCCGTCCAATCTATTCTGCCAAAAAAAAGTAAGCAGGACGATGATAGTGATGATTCAGTGTTTTTAGATGACGCCACGTTATTATCTGATGCCGTAAGTAAAGAAATTGACGCAGACagacaacaacaacaacaagaaaataatgatgGTGGGTCTTCAATGGAAATTGATCGTATTACGTCGTTAGTCTCCATATTCAGCTTTAGCATGGGCGATGGAAAACTCAACAGGTCCATGTCTACTCCCGATTTGTGTTCAACGCAGGCAAAAGACAATCCCGATACTTTGCAACAAAGACAATTTATAGCCATGACAGTGTAA
- the LOC130891243 gene encoding GDP-fucose protein O-fucosyltransferase 1, whose protein sequence is MTLISKKVILGLVVFLVLYDNFETTEFDPLGYILYCPCMGRFGNQADHFLGSLNFAHHLNRTLVLPPWVEYRYGESKSVQVPFDTYFRVEPLKKFHKVITMEDFMENVAPFEWPKNQRISFCYMARGTGDTCSAKEGNPFGPFWDTYNVDFVGSEFYGPLHYDTHHHNMTNLWREKYSPSKWPVLAFTGAPASFPVQQENIHLQKYLEWSDSIEREANSFIKNKLPKGAFVGIHLRNGIDWVRACQHIPQSPSLFAAPQCLGYQSEKGPATADMCLPSQETIIRQLKRVIKNINNSVNNNNDHTIKSVFVASDSNHMLEELKIALQRMKVKIFKYPESNPHIDLAILGKSNHFIGNCISTYSAFVKRERDIKGFPSSFWAFPTHKNSKNNKIKHEEL, encoded by the exons ATGACACTCATTagcaaaaaagtaattttaggACTTGTTgtatttttagtattatatGATAACTTCGAAACAACTGAATTTGATCCATTGGGTTATATATTGTATTGTCCATGCATGG GCCGATTTGGAAACCAAGCAGATCATTTCCTAGGTTCTCTCAATTTTGCCCATCATTTAAATAGAACTTTAGTTCTTCCTCCTTGGGTAGAGTATAGGTATGGGGAATCAAAGTCAGTCCAAGTGCCGTTTGATACATATTTTCGCGTGGAACCCTTGAAGAAGTTTCATAAAGTTATAACTATGGAAGATTTTATGGAAAATGTAGCTCCTTTCGAATGGCcaaaaaatcaaagaatatcttTTTGTTATATGGCTAGag GTACAGGAGACACTTGTAGTGCTAAAGAAGGAAATCCATTTGGACCTTTTTGGGATACATATAATGTAGACTTTGTAGGTTCAGAATTTTATGGTCCTCTTCATTACGATACTCATCATCACAATATGACTAATCTCTGGAGAGAAAAATATTCCCCTAGTAAATGGCCTGTTTTGGCTTTCACAG GAGCACCAGCAAGTTTTCCAGTACaacaagaaaatattcatcTTCAGAAGTACTTGGAATGGTCAGATTCCATTGAAAGAGAAGCAAATTCTTTCATCAAGAATAAACTTCCTAAAGGGGCTTTTGTAGGTATCCATCTACGCAATGGTATAGATTGGGTAAGAGCATGTCAGCACATACCACAAAGTCCTAGTCTTTTTGCAGCACCCCAATGTCTTGGCTACCAAAGTGAAAAAGGACCGGCAACTGCAGATATGTGTCTACCTAGTCAAGAAACTATAATCAGACAGCTGAAGcgtgttataaaaaatatcaacaactcAGTGAATAACAACAATGATCATACAATAAAATCAGTGTTTGTTGCATCAGATAGCAATCATATGCTTGAGGAACTCAAAATTGCTCTTCAAAGAATGAAAGTTAAGATTTTCAAATATCCAGAGTCAAATCCTCATATAGATTTGGCAATTTTAGGTAAATCAAATCATTTCATTGGTAATTGTATATCTACTTATAGTGCATTTGTTAAAAGGGAGAGGGACATTAAAGGTTTTCCTTCATCCTTTTGGGCATTTCCTACTCacaaaaacagtaaaaataataaaataaaacatgaagAGCTATGA
- the LOC130891287 gene encoding NADH dehydrogenase [ubiquinone] iron-sulfur protein 6, mitochondrial → MSQIKLFLNKQNLLRPATRFMSDWVPKETVTHTGQKWSSDDYRLSRFIDRPKHVNKNFAINLIAEVPPKPCKERVVWCDGGSGPTGHPKVYINLDKPGNHSCGYCGLRFYKEDHH, encoded by the exons ATgtctcaaataaaattatttcttaacaaACAGAACCTTTTGCGTCCAGCTACCAGGTTTATGTCGGATTGGGTACCTAAGGAAACAGTAACTCATACTGGGCag AAATGGAGCTCAGATGATTATAGATTATCCAGATTTATAGATAGACCTAAACAcgttaacaaaaattttgcaatCAATCTCATTGCTGAAGTTCCCCCAAAACCCTGTAAAGAGCGTGTAGTTTGGTGTGATGGTGGCAGTGGACCTACTGGACACCCAAAAGTATATATTAATTTG GACAAGCCTGGAAATCATAGTTGTGGTTATTGTGGATTAAGATTTTATAAGGAAGATCATCACTAA